The sequence ACTGGCAATAGAAGGAAACAAAAACTTAAAAGGGGTGAAACATTGCATGATGACTCTGatccaaagtaaaaaaaaaaatccttcttTGATTATGTATAATTCATATGATCCCCACAACTCCATTTGAGCTCGTTCCAGGAATCTTATCGTACAAACTTTAAAACAATGTTTAGAAGCACATGACTAAAGAGTTTACGGAAAAAAGATATAAAGTTACTTTATAATAAGAGCTTACTTGAAAACGTTTATGCGGAAAACATTTCTACTAAAAACGATCTTGTTAAAAGTAAATGTATATTTTATTAAGTGTTGGCTTCTCTATAAAGCACTACAAAGTAGCTTTTTAATCAGTAAGTACTTTTACTGTGTCCTAGTCAAATTACTTTTGGTTAGGAAGGGTGATGAGCCGTGTTCCATCTACCCATTCTTATTTATGTAATATTCGTGTAAACAACAATGCAATAACTCATGCTATTCATtagaaaaattgagaaaaattatcATTTGAACAAATAGGATATCAGTTGAACAGTCAACAGTGTTAGTTGTCTACCCAATGAATTTTAATTTGTGCTAATTTCAAGTTATATATTGTGTCATGCATGAAATTGTCATTCTTACTTTTGATTATCTCAAAAGATATTTTAATTCGCAAAACATGCCCTTAATCTTATCAGATAGAGTAAAAGATTTGCTTTCTTCACAAACAATTCTCAGAAATCACCCACAGTTGTATATTGGATTGAGTAAAAGATTTTCTTTCTTCACAAACAATTCTCAGAAATCATCCACAGTTGTTCGACCAAATCCCAACAAACTGGCTACCAGCACTCCGAAATAGTCCATGCGAGGAGTTGGCGAAGTGGGTTTTCAACTTAGAGTTCGAACAATCAAATTCTTGCAGTTAATCTTGTTTTAATCAGGGTTATAAACAGCTTcaatatctaacatgcaaacCCCAATTTGATTAAGATAAATTGCTTATTAATtaggaaattttaacgaaaagctcacagaactgttcactttaaagaaaaattacatttttacactacaaagtcaatcctgatactattcacttaaccatttattttgttcttatcattaaaactcaaaattttcaaacttttttaattaatttacctTATTAATTAATGATTAATCCTGTTTACAGACACAGATAGCAATAAAGAAGACAGGATCACACAAGTCTAATGACATCATATCTGATGGATACATGGATTTAAAGTCAAGGCTTTACATTCAATACAGCCCTTTTTTCTGACACTGCTCTTATATTCCAAGAAATTTTTTAGGGCGGTAGGAACACATATTGATTcatcaagtgtcataatacaagtggttaattttttttttctcaagcaTCTAACCagttgtattatgacacttagtATTTtcggcacactgaaaaatctctcttgtATAGTAGGAAAGTTCATCAAATCTAAGCATTTGTCCGGCGTTCAAGTTCGGACGGTATCTCTCAGAATTAAAGAGTTCTTTCTGGTATTGTAATTATGGTGAGGTTTTAATTAGATCCTGGCTACTCTCACCAAACCGCATCTATGCTCTACATATATTTTCCGACTGGGGCAAAGTGTGACTTAAAAGATAAATTACTCCTTCACTTTGAAGCTTCAAAACCTAGATTAAGCAATTATTTCCCATTACCTATTAGCTGATTTTCTTAATTATACCTTATATCACTACCGATCTATCCACCTTAAGGGGGGTGTATTCCATTGGAATtttaagggattttaattctttaataaatttaggggtattcaatttggatttaagtgattctctgaaatttaatgtgtattcaatcatgattttaaaatagtttattaaaatccttataaatccggatgtattcaattataattttaaagaagttattaacattccaggtgtattcaattagaatttaaatttaaagaatttggaAAAATTGAGGAATTaaagggaattggagagattttgtagtgtattttaaacatccacaaatctcacctctcccCATAAGATTTTGAaggaattgaattaaaattttacgtagaatctctacaaatcagttaaactccataaaaatctatgaatttataaatctattaaaatctctcaaattcccaatGAATATACCCCTAAATCAGATAGTAAGATGTTAACATTTTCCCTGTGTGAGGAGTTAAGAAGGCCCATCCCCATTTCCCCACTAAACGCTTTAGAGGGTAAATTGACTGAGCATGAGCAACCCATACTTGGCCATACTTGGCACAGTTGGAGCCTGGAAGGGCATATGCAGGCAAAGGACCCGCCCCCACAAAAACAAGATTACCGACTTCATCAAATGagaaaaacaccaaaacaaaaccaaattttgctgGTGGAAAAGACACTTGATTTTTCTATGTACCATTTTCGATTTAACGTCGTCGTCGTCTCATTCTTTATCCATCTAACCTATTAATTTAGTCCAACATAATTTGGGTTATCACTAATATCTGCTTCCCTTCAAAGGCAAGGGACAAAACATTACACATCCTCAAGCTTACCAACTGACCTCATTAGATTATGCTTTACTTAattcaactaattaattaattaaccctTTTGGAATAGATTAAGGTTAAAAAAACATAGAGTAATCCCTAATTGAAGCCTACCATCCAAAACCCACCAAAAAAGTTCACACATTTGCAGTCATTGTTCTAtgtattgcttttttttttcttctggttgCACACGCTGtagaaggaataaaaaattaaagccATGATAGCTAGCTGAGGATTTCTTAATTTACAGGCATTTTAATATATGATCAGCAGCAAAGAGGTCCATACcacaattattaattaattaaaaacaattaaaatagtGGTGAAAAAAGTCTAAGACAATAATCGGGATGTGggtattaatttaaaaaatgatttCTCTAGATCTCTCTTGGATCATTCTCtagtttaattttatatataattaaaacttaaGAAAATGCTTAAAGCTAATGGGATAATGtagaataatttattttgtaactGCCCACAATGATCTTATGTTTTGTGCCAACACTTTCTGCTTCTTTGTATCGGACACCGGATAAGAAAATCTCTCCCTGATGAGACATTAGATTCAGAAATTACaatgcctctctctctctctctctatctctctctcaccttctgaaaaagaaaaagggaaaaagggtCACCTGCATTTCTGCAGCTTATTCTCAGAGAACAGAATATTAATAAAATCCAATGCATTTGTTTTAGTAACAAGAAATTGAACACATTTTCAGCTTGACATAGCTttagaacaaaaaataataataatttttacgCTCTCGTTTTTTCTGCGCAGTATGATTTATTTCTGTTATGCTCTTGACTTTAGTTAATTTATTGAATACAAAGGCGAAAAATAAACACAAGAATTAAACAGGAAGAAAAGCCTATGCGGAAATCGCTATGAACTAATAATAAAAATAGGGGGATATGGAAagaaactaaaataaataaataaagagaagATATAGGCAGCAAAttaattccctttttttttgtcaatcaaTCTCTCTTCCCAGGTTATCCTCAGCAAACTGAAGTATTGATAGTCTCATTACTTAAACTAAACACaatgagaaagaagaattaagaaagaagaagaaagaaagaaaatttaagagcagctaattaattaattacttctTAGCACTGGCCTTACTCTAATGCTAATTAAGCTCCTCTTATTATTCATCAAAAGgatcaagaagaagaagacgacccATTGTTGCCACCACCGTCAGCACCCTGGTAATGATGATTCGGATTCGGAACGCCGTTCTTGTTGTCGTTTTGATCATCATCCTCCTCCTCGTCATCATCGTTGTTGTTGCCGTTGCCATTGGTGCCGTTGCCATTGGTGCCGTTGTTGTGGTGGTGGGAATGCTCAAGGAGAAAGCTGGGTCGGCTTAAACTACCAGCACGGCCGCCAGCGCCGCCATTGAGCACGTCTCGCTTGGAGAAGGTATTCTTATTGTTGTGCATCCAGACTTTGAGAACCCCTTTTTCGACGCCGGCCTCATTACAGAACTCCCGCACGATTTCCTCGTCTCTCTTCTGCATCTTCCACCCGACCCTCTCTGCGAATTGGTACATCTTCTCCTTCTGGTCCTGGGTGAACTTGGTCCTGAACCGCTTCCTCGCATTCGGGCTCCGCGACATGACCTGGGGCATAGCAACGGCGTTATTATTATTCGCACCTGCCAAGGCGTTTTCGTGAGCGGTGGACAGAGCCAAGAGCATGTGGGGGGCGGAGGGGTAGTAGGAGGACGAGATCGGCGGTGGAGAAGCTGAACTGGGGCTTCGGTTGCCGGGGTGAGTCGGCGGAGGAGGATGGTGGCGGTGGTGGGGTTGGTACTCGATGACATGCGTTGTTGCGGCGGGGGTGTTTGGCTGCACGGGGTCCTCGGGGTCACGGCGGTGAAAATTGCGGTGGCAGCCGCATGCAGCGCATTTTAGTGAGGTGGGGTCGGCGAGGTTGGCAGCGGGAGACGGCATGAACTCGCCGCAGCCGTCGAGGGCGTGGCCACCCAGCGCAGCGGCGTGGTTCTTGAGGCATTCTTTGTAGGTGACTACGACAGGGGTGATGGGGATGTTttggtggtggaggtggtgCGTGGGGTTGTGGCGCTTGAGGACGCCGTTGCTGAAGGACAGAGGCTTTAAGGGTTGCTGGATCCGAGTCGGAGTTTCGCTGTCGGCTTCCGGGGATTTTGTACTGGCGGtgttgttggtggtggtggtgatggacgGGGTTATATCCATCGCTCAAACATCTAGGGGTCTccaaaaaatgagaacaaaaatcaaaagcaaATACAGAGAAAGTTAAAAGGGAGCTGCTTTAAGTCGTTAGGATTAGATTTCTGTGCAGATTACAGCTCTGAGCTGCCATGGAAGCTCTGAGGATGTTGAGAAAGTGAGGGGAGGTATGGAGGAGTGATAAAGATGGTTCCGTTTTTttggcgagagagagagagagagagagacacggtTTAGCTAGCCGAGAGAgggatgatgatgttgatgatgAGCAGTGATGACTGTCGATAATAAAAATCTGGGTTTTGTGGTTGTCCTTCTTAACCACTTGTTCTTTTAACCCTAGTTCTAATCCATGGTTAAGTTGCTTACCCCACTAGGGGTTAGATGTTGTGCAATAAATATACCTTAGCAACTTATGCCACTAAGTTGAGTTCCGGAAATAATTTTCactcttattttttattctatACTTTTATTTTGGTCTcttaaattttattaatttatt is a genomic window of Malus domestica chromosome 09, GDT2T_hap1 containing:
- the LOC103442352 gene encoding zinc-finger homeodomain protein 9-like; the encoded protein is MDITPSITTTTNNTASTKSPEADSETPTRIQQPLKPLSFSNGVLKRHNPTHHLHHQNIPITPVVVTYKECLKNHAAALGGHALDGCGEFMPSPAANLADPTSLKCAACGCHRNFHRRDPEDPVQPNTPAATTHVIEYQPHHRHHPPPPTHPGNRSPSSASPPPISSSYYPSAPHMLLALSTAHENALAGANNNNAVAMPQVMSRSPNARKRFRTKFTQDQKEKMYQFAERVGWKMQKRDEEIVREFCNEAGVEKGVLKVWMHNNKNTFSKRDVLNGGAGGRAGSLSRPSFLLEHSHHHNNGTNGNGTNGNGNNNDDDEEEDDDQNDNKNGVPNPNHHYQGADGGGNNGSSSSS